From Inquilinus sp. Marseille-Q2685:
GTCGAGGGCGGTCGGCGGCTCGTCGGCGATGATGAATTCCGGCCGGCAGATGGTCGCCAGCGCGATGGTCAGGCGCTGGCGCATGCCGCCGGACAGCTCATGCGGATAGGCGTCGAGCACCTTGGGGTCGAGGGACAGCCGCCGCAGATGGGCCGAGACCGCGGCGAAGAACGCCTGCCGCGTGTCGCCGATATGGCGCGCGGCGAAGTCGACGAATGTGTTCCGGATCCGTCGGACCGGATTCAGCACGTTCATCGATCCCTGGGGCACGTAGGACAGGCGGCTCCAGCGGATGTCGGCGACCTGGGCCGGCGACATCGCGTAGATGTCCCGGCGGCCGTCCGCGAAGGCGAAGGTCACGGTGCCGCCGACGACGTTGAGCGGCGGCCGGATGGCGCGGGCGATGGTCTTGATCAGCGTGGTCTTGCCGGAGCTGGATTCCCCCGCCAGCCCGTAGATCTCGTTGCGGCGGATGGCGAGGCTGACGTCGTCGACGGCGCGCACCTCCCGCGTCACCCCGAAAAACCGCATCTGGTACCAGGCCTTGAGACCCGAGACCTCTAGCAGTGGCGCGGACCTCATGCGCCGCCCCCCATCCGCGCCAGCCGGCTGCGCGGGTCGATGTATTCGTTCATCGAGATCGCGAGCAGGAACAGCCCGACGAAGAGCATGACCACCAGGGCCACCGGGAAGGCGATCCACCACCACACGCCGGCGACCAGCGCCGTGTGCTGGTTGGCCCAGTAGATCATGCCGCCGACGGTCGGCGTGTTGATGTCGGTGAAGCCGAGCACCGACAGCGTCACCTCGATCCCGATCGACCAGTTGATGTTGTTCATCGTGGTCGAGAACACGATCGGCAGGACGAAGGGCAGGTGTTCCTGCACCAGGATCCGGCCGGTGCTCGCGCCCGAGAAATAGGCCTGCTGGGTGAACTCGCGGGTCCGCAGGCTCATCGCCATGGCGCGGATCAGCCGCGCGTCATAGGCCCAGCCGAGGGCGGCGGTGATCAGCGCGAGCATGGCCCAGCTCATCGCGTCGCGCATGATGAAGTAGAACAGGACGAGGATCGGGAAGAGCGGCACGACGACGAAGGTGTCGTTGATCGACATCAGCACCCGATCGACCCAGCCGCCCTTGTAGCCGGCCACCAGGCCGACGACGAGCGCGATGATCCGGCTGAGGACCGCGACCACGATGCCGAAGGTCAGCGTGTTGCGGATCGCGATGGTCAGCTGCCAGAACACGTCCTGGCCGCGCGAGGTCGTCCCGAAGAGATGGTCCGACGAGGGGGGCACGTCCGGCGCCACCACATAGACGTCGAGCGGCGGGTACGGCGATGCGAAGGACAGCAGCGCCATCACGATCACCAGCCCGACCAGGACGAGGCCCGCAGTGAACTCGATGTTGTATCGGACAAGGTCCCGCAGGATCGCGAGGAACTGCATCAGCGGGCCTCCACGCGCGGATCGATCAGCGGGAACAGGAGGTCGATCAGCAGGGCCGCGGCCGAAACCGCGATGATCGACACCGAGGTGATGCCGAGCACGAGGCTGTAGTCGCCGGCGTGGACGCCGCTGATCAGCAGCGAGCCGAGGCCGGGATAACCGAACACCTGCTCGGTGATGATCGCCCCGTTGAAGATCGCGCCGAGCTGCAGCGCGAGGCCGGTGACCTGGGGCCCCAGCGCGTTGCGCATGACATAGGAGCCGAGAATCCGGCGCCGGCCGACGCCGCCCAGCTCGGCATAGCCGACATAGTCCTCGGTCACGATGTTCGACACCAGCGCCCGCATGCCCATGAACCAGCCGCCGATGCCGACCGCCATGAGCGACAGGGCGGGCAGCACCGAATGGACCAGCACGTCGAGGGCGAAGCCGAAGCCGTCCTCGCGATTGGCGTTCATGCTGGCGCCGCCGCTGATCGGCAGCACCGGCCAGAGGAAGCCGAACACGATCAGGAGGACGAAGGCGACGATGTAGTACGGGATCGGATGGACGCCCATCGACACGATCCCGGCCAGCTTCAGCAGGCGGTTGCGCCGGTAATAGCCGGCGAGCCCGCCGATCAGGTTGCCGATGATCCAGGTCATGAGCGTGGAGACGAGCAGGAGCCCGACCGTCCATGGCATCGCACGCCAGATCAGGGTGGACACCGGCGTCGGGAAGGCGGAGAGGGACGGGCCGAAATCGCCGGCGACGACCCGCCGCCAGAAGGACAGGTACTGCTCGACCGGCGATCCTTCGAGGCCGTAGAGCTGGCGCAGCGAAGCCCGCATCATCTCGATCGCCTCGGGGCTGGTGACGCCGAAGGAGGTCGCCGCGGACACGCTCTGCTCCACCGGGTCGATCGGCGTCGAATGGCTGATGACATAGGTGATGTTCACGCCGATGAAGACGACGACCACGAACTGCACCAGCCGTCTGGCGAGATAGGCGAGAAAAGGCTTCATTCTCCGCCCTCGGGTTGCCGGCGGCGCCCGCCGGACGGGCGCCGCGCAGCCATCGCGGGGTTCAGGGCTGGACAGGCTTCAGCCGCACCATCATCAGGCGCGAATTGCCCCAGTTCGGCACCGGATTGGTGTAGGGATCTTCGGCCGTCGGGTAGCCGGTCCAGTAGGTCTCGTCCATGGCCGTGAAGACGTTGTAGGCCATCAGCGGGATGACCGGCATCTCGCGGACCATGAACCTGGCGTAGTCGCGCCCGAACTCGACCGTCCGCGGATCCTCGAAGGAGACGGTGCGGATCTGCTCGATCAGCTTGTCGAGTTCCGGGCTCTGCAGGCGCTGCCAGTTGCGCGGCGACTGAGTCTTGCCCGCCGGCGCGACGAACTGGGAGTGCCAGCTGTCGAGGAAGAAGGCGAGGTCCGGGTGGCCGCCATAGGTCTCGATGCTCCAGCCGATGAAGGTGTCGAAATCGCCGGCGCCGCGGCGGTCGAGCATGTTGGTGCCCTGGGCGACGTCGATCTTCGCGTCGATGCCGAACTGGCGCCACTGCTGGGCGATCATCGTGCCGGCCCGCGTCATCACCGGCCGGGTCTCGCCCTCGACCATGATCTTGATCGAGAAGGGCTTGCCGTCCGGCGTGTACCAGGCGTTGCCGCGCTTGGCATAGCCGGCCCGCTCCAGCAGCTCCGCGGCAGCCGTGGGATTGGTCTTCCACCAGCCATAGCCGAAGGAGCGCGCGATCTCCGCCGGATCGGTCGGGATCTGGTCGCCCATCGACGGGCGCAGCATCGTCGCGATCTGCTGTCCGACGGTGGGATCGTAGGGCTTGATCTTCTCCTTGCCGGTGTCGAGCTCGAAGCCGGCCAGCCAGTCCTGCAAAGGCTTGTGATAATCGTCCGGATGGGTGCCGGTGGGCGGGACGGCGATGGCCGAGATCGTCGCGGCGCCCCGGTATGACGCCATCGCGACGGCGCGGATGTCGATCAGCAGGGCCAGGGCCCAGCGCACGTCGCGGTTCTGGAAGGCCGGATTCTGCAGGTTGAAGATCACCGACGGCAGGGTCGGATCGGGGTGGCCGTAGGGGAAGCCCTTGAACCAGGTCTTCAGGGATTTCGACTGCTTGGCCAGGGTGAACATGCCCTCGGGCGCGACGTCGTGGATGACGTCGAGATCGTGGTTGAGCTGCGCGATCACGCGCTTGTCCGGCGGGCCTGGGTCGACATAGGCGACGTATTTCGGGCCGGGCTGGCCGTAGCGGCCGAGCGTCGTGCGCTGCCAGTCGTCGCGTCGTTGCCAGACGTACCACTTGCCGTCCGGGTCATAGCTGTTGAGCGTGTAGGCGCCGAGCGAGACCGGCTTGTTGAAATCGAACCGCAGCGGGTCGGGCGCCTTCTCGAAGACGTGCTTCGGCATCATCCAGATGGCGTTGAAGCGCACCGTGAACAGCGCATGGAAGCGGGAGTTCGGCTTCTTCAGCCTGAAGACGACGGTCTGCGGATCGACCGCCTTGACGCTGTCGACATTGAGCGAGAGCAGCGCGCTCCAGCGCATGCCCGGAGTCTTGATCTGCGTCTCGACGGTGTAGACGAGATCGTCGGCCGTGAACTCGACGCCGTCGCTCCAGTAGATCCCCGGGCGCAGCTTCACGGTCATTTCCGTGAAGTCGGCATTGTAGATCGGCTTCTCGGCGGCCAGGGAATTCTGCCAGGAGCCGTCGAGCCCACGCTCCGGATCGATGTACCAGAGCGTGTCGAGCGCCAGCTGGTGCAGACCGGTGGACTGTCCGCCGGCGTTGATGGCCCAGATGTTGAACCAGCCGGAATTCTTGATCGTCCCCTCGGGGTTTTCGAGGATCAGCGTCTCGCGGCGCGGCAGCTCCGAGACCGTGCCTTGGGCGAATGACGCGGCCGTGCTGGCGACGAGGCCCGCAAAGGCGAGCATGAGCAATTTCATGACACGCATGGGTTCCTCCCTATCCAACCGGTTCTGAAGCCGGTCCGGGCAGGGAGTGAAACCCCATTCGACCTACGCGTCAATAATTTTGATACATATCACAATCTCTGATACAGAACAGGGCGATCTCGTGGCCGTTCTCAAGGATGATCGTGCAATGGACGTCCCGCAGCGCCGGTTGCTGACATTGATGGCGGGGGAAGGCAGCGAAGCGCTGGAGGCGCTCGCCTCGCCCGTCAGGCTGGCCATGCTCAGGCTTCTCCGGCAGCGCGGGCCGTTGAACGTCAACCAGATCAGCAGCGAGCTGGAGCTGCCGCAATCCACCGTTGCCATCAACGTGCAGAAGCTGGAGCGGGCCGAGCTGATCCGGACCGAGACCGTGAAGGCAAGCAAGGGACAGCAGAAGGTCTGCTCGGCCCTCTATGACGAGATCACGGTCCGGCTCGACGATCCGGACGCGCTGCAGAACGATCGGATCATCGAGGTCGCGATGCCGATCGGCCTCTACACCACCTGCGAGGTCAGCGCCCCCTGCGGGCTGTGCTCCACCGACGGCGTGCTGGGCCTTCTCGACGTTCCCGACCATTTCCTGGACCCGAACCGGATGAAGGCTTCCCTGATCTGGTTCGGCCGCGGCTTCGTCGAATACAAGTTCCCCAACAACGCCAAGGTGGTGGGGAAGGCGATCGAACAGCTCGAAGTCACCATGGAGCTGTCGTCGGAAGTGCCCGGCACCAACAGCGACTGGCCGTCGGACATCACCCTGTGGATCAACCATGTCGCGGTGGCGACCTGGACGTCGCCGGGCGACTACGGCGACACGCGAGGCCGCTACACGCCGCGCTGGTGGAAGCTCGCCGGATCGCAATACGGCAAGCTCGTCACCTGGCGGATCACCGGCGACGGGGCCTTCGTCGACGGCAGCCGCGCCTCGGACGTGACGCTGGACCAGCTTCGCCTGAACGACCATCACGCGATCCGCCTCCGGATCGGCATCGAGGAGAACGCCGAGCACCCAGGCGGCCTCAACATCTTCGGCCGCGGCTTCGGCAACCATGATCAGGACATCGTCATGCGCCTGCGGCTGGGCGCGTGACGGTCCGGCGTGCCGCGGTCGTTCTCCGAAATGTGGACATGGATCATGTGGCGGCTGATCGTGCCGATGGCGGCGACCGGATCCTTCTCCTCGATATTGGCGTGGAAGGTGTCGTACATCCCCTTCACGGCGGGGTGGTCGACCTCGTCCAGATAGCCGGCCAGCTGATCCATCGTGTTGAGGAAATAGCACTCGAAGCGGTTCAGCGCCTCGAGGGCGAAGCGGACGCCCTGCCGCTGGGCGTGGTCGCCGGCGCGGCGGTGGAAGTCGACGCCGCGCCGGCGCTCCTCGGCCGTGGGGCCGTGGCCCGTGAAATGGCCGAGCTGCGAGTGCATCGGGCCGGCGACGATCGATGCCCCGAGCGCCCTGGCGCAGTCGACGACCCATTTCGCCCGGTCCAGCGCGGCCTCGCGCTCCGCCCGGTCGTCCGAGAGGCAGTTGTGCCCCGCCCCCAGCACGCTCACGGCGGTGACGTCGAAGCCCAGCGCCGCGAGCCGCTCCCCGAGCCTGGCGTAGTCGTCGGGCGCGCCTTCGAAGACCGGGATCTCCACGCTGTCATACCCGGTCTCCCGCCGCGCCTTCAGCAGCGGCGCGTGGTCGTCGGTGACATGCCCCGTCCAGAGCAGCAGGTTGAAGCCGTACTTCATCCCCCCTCCTCCCTCGGCCGTCGCGGGTCGCCGGCCCGACCCCAAGGCAATTGCTTGAAGCGCCTACGGTGGCAGATAAGGCGCCGCCCGATTGCCTCTCCCGCTTGCGGGAGAGGTCGGAGACGCGAAGCGGCTCCGGGTGAGGGGAGTTTGTCGAGGTCTGGGCCAGCCCTCACCCGCCAGCGCTGCGCGCTGTCGACCTCTCCCGCGTCCGGCGGGAGAGGCAATGCAATGGTCCGAACCGGACAGATCATGGACAGAATGGACCAAAGACATCGCGATCGCCCTGGCCCGCCCCCTTTTCAGGCGAGGCCGGCCACGGCGCCTATTGCGCCGCCGACGCCTGGCCCTTCGCCGCCAGCAGCTGCTGCACCATGGCCTGGACCAGCCGCGGCAGGTCATAGGGGAAGCGCGCGGTGATCAGGTTGCCGTCGACCACGCAGGGCTCGTCGAGAACGACGGCGCCGGCATTCTCGAGGTCGATCTGGATGTTCCACACGGCGGTGGCGCGCCTGCCCTTGAGGATCCCGGCGCTGACCATCACCCATTGGCCGTGGCAGATCGCGGTGGTCGGCTTGCCGGACTCATGCATGGCGCGGACGAAGGCCCGGGCGTGCGGGTCCATGCGCAGCGCGTCGGGGTTCCAGCAGCCGCCGGGCAGCAGGACGGCGTCGTAATCCGCCGCCTTCGCCTCGTCGGTGTAGCGGTCGATCTTCAGCCAGCCGGCATTCTCCATCAGGCGGATGGCGAGGACATGGGTGGCGCATTGCGGCGGGAAGCGCAGCCCCAGCGTCGGGTCGAACTCGCCGATGCGCGGCGAGACGATGTGGACGGTGGCGCCATGCTCGGTCAGCCAGCGATGGGCGCCCAGGATCTCCACCTCCTCCACGCCGTTGGTGCAGCAGATGGCGATGCGCTTGCCCTCGAGCAGGTTCGGGTCGGAGGGCGGGTCGAACAGGAAGCTGTTGAGCTCCCGGTTCAGCTCGCCGTCCGCCGTGACCAGCAGCTCCGTCGAGATGGAGGGGACCGGGGACGCGGACATCAGCTGCTGCATCCGGTGGAAGGCGGCGGCTTGATCGCGATGGCTCATCGTTCACTC
This genomic window contains:
- a CDS encoding ABC transporter ATP-binding protein encodes the protein MRSAPLLEVSGLKAWYQMRFFGVTREVRAVDDVSLAIRRNEIYGLAGESSSGKTTLIKTIARAIRPPLNVVGGTVTFAFADGRRDIYAMSPAQVADIRWSRLSYVPQGSMNVLNPVRRIRNTFVDFAARHIGDTRQAFFAAVSAHLRRLSLDPKVLDAYPHELSGGMRQRLTIALATICRPEFIIADEPPTALDVVVQKGVLAMLREVQQEMGSSILFVTHDMAVHANLADRLGIMYAGRLVEEGPTAEIFQRPLHPYTAHLISSLPRIGDDVRKTGIPGAPPNLADPPAGCRFHPRCPLAVERCREAAPPLEELEPGHRVACHVASARAGGTALP
- a CDS encoding ABC transporter permease produces the protein MQFLAILRDLVRYNIEFTAGLVLVGLVIVMALLSFASPYPPLDVYVVAPDVPPSSDHLFGTTSRGQDVFWQLTIAIRNTLTFGIVVAVLSRIIALVVGLVAGYKGGWVDRVLMSINDTFVVVPLFPILVLFYFIMRDAMSWAMLALITAALGWAYDARLIRAMAMSLRTREFTQQAYFSGASTGRILVQEHLPFVLPIVFSTTMNNINWSIGIEVTLSVLGFTDINTPTVGGMIYWANQHTALVAGVWWWIAFPVALVVMLFVGLFLLAISMNEYIDPRSRLARMGGGA
- a CDS encoding ABC transporter permease; this encodes MKPFLAYLARRLVQFVVVVFIGVNITYVISHSTPIDPVEQSVSAATSFGVTSPEAIEMMRASLRQLYGLEGSPVEQYLSFWRRVVAGDFGPSLSAFPTPVSTLIWRAMPWTVGLLLVSTLMTWIIGNLIGGLAGYYRRNRLLKLAGIVSMGVHPIPYYIVAFVLLIVFGFLWPVLPISGGASMNANREDGFGFALDVLVHSVLPALSLMAVGIGGWFMGMRALVSNIVTEDYVGYAELGGVGRRRILGSYVMRNALGPQVTGLALQLGAIFNGAIITEQVFGYPGLGSLLISGVHAGDYSLVLGITSVSIIAVSAAALLIDLLFPLIDPRVEAR
- a CDS encoding ABC transporter substrate-binding protein; protein product: MLAFAGLVASTAASFAQGTVSELPRRETLILENPEGTIKNSGWFNIWAINAGGQSTGLHQLALDTLWYIDPERGLDGSWQNSLAAEKPIYNADFTEMTVKLRPGIYWSDGVEFTADDLVYTVETQIKTPGMRWSALLSLNVDSVKAVDPQTVVFRLKKPNSRFHALFTVRFNAIWMMPKHVFEKAPDPLRFDFNKPVSLGAYTLNSYDPDGKWYVWQRRDDWQRTTLGRYGQPGPKYVAYVDPGPPDKRVIAQLNHDLDVIHDVAPEGMFTLAKQSKSLKTWFKGFPYGHPDPTLPSVIFNLQNPAFQNRDVRWALALLIDIRAVAMASYRGAATISAIAVPPTGTHPDDYHKPLQDWLAGFELDTGKEKIKPYDPTVGQQIATMLRPSMGDQIPTDPAEIARSFGYGWWKTNPTAAAELLERAGYAKRGNAWYTPDGKPFSIKIMVEGETRPVMTRAGTMIAQQWRQFGIDAKIDVAQGTNMLDRRGAGDFDTFIGWSIETYGGHPDLAFFLDSWHSQFVAPAGKTQSPRNWQRLQSPELDKLIEQIRTVSFEDPRTVEFGRDYARFMVREMPVIPLMAYNVFTAMDETYWTGYPTAEDPYTNPVPNWGNSRLMMVRLKPVQP
- a CDS encoding transcriptional regulator; translation: MDVPQRRLLTLMAGEGSEALEALASPVRLAMLRLLRQRGPLNVNQISSELELPQSTVAINVQKLERAELIRTETVKASKGQQKVCSALYDEITVRLDDPDALQNDRIIEVAMPIGLYTTCEVSAPCGLCSTDGVLGLLDVPDHFLDPNRMKASLIWFGRGFVEYKFPNNAKVVGKAIEQLEVTMELSSEVPGTNSDWPSDITLWINHVAVATWTSPGDYGDTRGRYTPRWWKLAGSQYGKLVTWRITGDGAFVDGSRASDVTLDQLRLNDHHAIRLRIGIEENAEHPGGLNIFGRGFGNHDQDIVMRLRLGA
- a CDS encoding sugar phosphate isomerase/epimerase, which encodes MKYGFNLLLWTGHVTDDHAPLLKARRETGYDSVEIPVFEGAPDDYARLGERLAALGFDVTAVSVLGAGHNCLSDDRAEREAALDRAKWVVDCARALGASIVAGPMHSQLGHFTGHGPTAEERRRGVDFHRRAGDHAQRQGVRFALEALNRFECYFLNTMDQLAGYLDEVDHPAVKGMYDTFHANIEEKDPVAAIGTISRHMIHVHISENDRGTPDRHAPSRRRMTMS
- a CDS encoding type 1 glutamine amidotransferase domain-containing protein, which produces MSHRDQAAAFHRMQQLMSASPVPSISTELLVTADGELNRELNSFLFDPPSDPNLLEGKRIAICCTNGVEEVEILGAHRWLTEHGATVHIVSPRIGEFDPTLGLRFPPQCATHVLAIRLMENAGWLKIDRYTDEAKAADYDAVLLPGGCWNPDALRMDPHARAFVRAMHESGKPTTAICHGQWVMVSAGILKGRRATAVWNIQIDLENAGAVVLDEPCVVDGNLITARFPYDLPRLVQAMVQQLLAAKGQASAAQ